Part of the Arachis hypogaea cultivar Tifrunner chromosome 6, arahy.Tifrunner.gnm2.J5K5, whole genome shotgun sequence genome, tctgcttcaacCACCATTCCTTATGTCAAAGGCTCTCTCTTCATCAACGCCAAGACAGTGCCTACTTCAGACCACAACTTGTTCTTCCCAATTGGCAATGATTTCAAGCTTTCTTGCTTCCCAAACAATGGTGTGCACCTTTCAATTTCACACCTTTCCGAACCAACGAGGCCTATATGGAGTTCTATCCCAGGACAAGCTTTTCTCTCGGCTGCAATGGCTGACACTGAGGTTGAGGAGAGTAGAGGATCATTCCTTGTCAAAGATAGAGACGTTCATTTGGTTTGCAACCACCAAATCATTGATGGTATAAAGGTGATCAATGATAATTGCCAGTTTGATCACAATTTGGAAGACCATGAAAAAGTTTCTGCAGATTATTCTCCATGTGATGATGATGCAGAAGAAAAGGCGAAAAAGCTTCCGATTTTGTTGATCACTGGAAGGCTATTCAACAAGACTAAGAAGACAAAAAGGTTTCAGAAACATGGCATCAGTGCAAGTATTCAGTTTGAAGCAAAAAGGCCTTCTGTGTATGCAACTAACTATAATTTTTCACTCACATTTCTGCATCAAATGATGCTACTTTGAACATTTTGAGTTTTAAGACTAATTCTATAATAGAATTTTCATACTTACATATTGTATTGAATACTTGTATTTGTATTTTTGTGACATAGGTATGCAAGGTATTGGATTCTGTTCAGTCAGAAAACCAATCATCAGGTTGGTTTTCAAGTGAAGATTGAGAAACCAAGCTTCATTTCAGGAACCAAGAAGCAGGTTCCCACAACTACAACAACTTCTTCTAGAATCTACCGAGGATTCAAGAAGAGAATGAACAATAGAAAGAAGAGGCTTGGTTGGTGTTGGTACCTTACAAAGCCAAGAGGTTTTGTACTAGTTTCCTCAGTGGAGGAAGAAGAAATGGGGAGTTTTGAGATCCCAAAAGCAGAAGAATTCAATAGGGTTTGGTTGACATATGCGAGTGAGGAGAATGAGAGGTTTTATGGCTTTGGGGAGCAATTCTCTCACATGGATTTCAAGGGAAAAAAGGTCCCAATCTTGGTTCAAGAACAAGGtattggtagaggagatcaaccaATCACCATGGCAGCCAACTTGGTCAGTTACAGGTAGTTTAAAGCACCATCTTCATACACCGAATTCAAAGTAGTATGAATCATTAAGATACACTTATACATGTTTTTTGAAATAGATGAGATTTCAATGTTGGCAGGGCAGGAGGTGATTGGAGTACAACTTATGCTCCTTCTCCATTCTACATGACATCAAAAATGAGATCTCTATACCTTGAAGGATATGACTATACTATCTTTGATCTTACAAGATCTGACAGAGTACAGATACAGGTATTGAAATTGTGTGGTCAATTTGGTAAATTGGAGAATGTAAGATAGTGGGATGGAATTACGGTTCCTGGTAGAATCAACAAATGATCAGTTTAATTAATAGTGACAAAAATGAGCTAGAACTTTGTATAATGTAATGACAAAATGCATCAAACACTTGACAAATTGGAATATACTTATCTGCTGCTACAATCAATATATATACTATATAGCTTGCATTTACAATTTTTTGTACAATGGATTATGCAGATCCATGGAAATTCAGTTGAAGGGAGGATATTGCATGGGAACTCACCTTGTGAACTAATTGAGCATTTCACCGAAACCATTGGAAGGCTACCTGAGATTCCAGAATGGATAATATCAAGTGCTATAGTAGGAATGCAGGGCGGCACAGAAGCCGTACGCCGAATTTGGGATGAACTAAGGGATTATGATGTTCCTGTCTCAGCATTTTGGTTGCAGGTAATGCCTCACATCTACACTAAGCAATCCTGATATGaagttcattcattcattcatttgcaAGAATTCAAGTGGTCTCTATCTTGAACCAGCATAACTAAGCATAACTCTCTGCTAATTTGGAGTTTCATTGTTTGATCGTTGTGGAAACTGCACAGGATTGGGTAGGGCAGAGAGAAACATTGATTGGTTCACAACTTTGgtggaattgggaagtggatgcACAAAGGTATTGTGGATGGAAGGAACTTATCAAAGATCTTGGTGATCAGAATATCAAAGTTATGACATATTGCAATCCTTGTCTAGCTCCGGTAATGCTTCCCTTTAATCATTTCATCTATAAACTTGTTTTTCTCTAAACTTAGATTTATCAGTTAAAATTATTGTACTTATGTATGCATGTTTGGCTAGAGATAATGTTACTcatatctattttcttttttactgATCTTATGTTAAAGGTTGATGAGaagagaaacaaaaaaagaaaccTGTTTGAGGAGGCAAAAGAGTTGGACATCTTGGTGAAAGACAATAATGGAAATGCATACATGGTTCCAAACACGGCCTTCGACGTGGGAATGCTCGACCTAACACACCCAAAAACTGGGACCTGGTTCAAGAAAGTCCTAAGAGAAATGGTGGATGATGGAGTAAGAGGATGGATGGCTGACTTTGGTGAAGGCCTTCCTGTTGATGCTGTTCTATATTCAGGTGAAGATCCTATTTCGGCTCATAACAGGTACCCAGAACTGTGGGCCAAAATCAACAAAGAAGTTGttgaagaacaagaagagcaagagTTAGTTTTCTTCATGAGGGCTGGTTTTAGAGATAGCCCAAAGTGGGGGATGCTGTTTTGGGAAGGAGATCAAATGGTTAGTTGGCAGACAAATGATGGAATAAAGAGTTCAGTTGTTGGACTATTAAGCAGTGGAATTTCTGGATATGCTTTTAATCATAGTGACATTGGAGGATATTGTACTGTGAACTTGCCTATTGTTAAGTACAGAAGAACTCAAGAATTACTTTTAAGGTGGATGGAGCTAAATTCTTTCACCACTGTCTTCCGCACCCACGAAGTAAGTAAAAATTTCGAGTTTCCAATACATTTGATGAAAACTTTCCTCTTTTTGATTCCTTAGTTAGTATTTTAGCTACATAGCAAAACTTCAAATGCTTATTTtcaaaagtaaatataaaaaattgagtaAACATTGGATTAGTCCTTTAAAGTTTTCTGCAATCTTGAGTTagtcttttaaaagatttttttgtatCAAACATCAATTTAATGATGCAGGGAAACAAACCATCATGCAACAGCCAGTTCTATTCAAACCAACATACTTTTTCACACTTTGCGCGCTTCGCGAAAGTATATGCTGCATGGAAATTTTACCGAATTCAACTAGTGAAGGTGATGCCAAAACCTCTCTTTACACACTAATTTAGTTATATACATTGAGCATTCTCAGCAGCAGGCAATTAAAAATGACCCTTACTCAATGTTCTTTCTGTAAACAGGAAGCTTCACAAAAAGGACTTCCTGTATGCCGCCACCTATTTCTACATTACCCGAATGATGAACATGTTCATCACTTAAGTTATCAGCAATTCTTGGTTGGTTCTGAGTTTCTAGTGGTTCCTGTTCTTGACAAAGGGAAGAACAAAGTGAAAGCCTATTTTCCATTGGGAGAGAGTACTAGTTGGCTACATGTATGGACAGGAAAAGTGTTTTCAAAACAAGGAATTGAAGAATGGATAGATGCTCCAATAGGATACCCTGCTGTATTTGTTAAGGTTGGATCCATCATTGGAGAAACCTTTTTGAGTAACCTAAAAAGTTTAGGCATTCTTTTGTgaaataattcattcatcataGAAGGATGTATATAAGTAGTACCTATGTAAAGTCTCAACTCCTAATTCATGCCATTGAATTATTTATCTTGTATCATGGTTGTACATTGGACTGCCTTCTTAATATATGACACATTTATCTGTCAAGATGTTATATTTTTACAActtaatttcttttatatatgCAACATTATTCAAAACTGAATTCAAAAGAATATtcaatatatacatacataccaATCAAAATAGCCTTGATTATGTTGGATGGACATCTTTTGCCATCAGATGAACATGCTTCAACACACCAAGATAAACTCAGTCAGAAAGGTAAAACTTATCCAATGATCTTTAACTCAAATGGTACCTCCTATTCCATTGCCTGCCCCTAATTCCAATAAGAGCACTTTAGAACAAACAAAAACAAAGGGTGGAACTTACACAAACTGTTCCATGCATGTGAGGTTGAAGCAGCAAAAGAGTTTTCATCTATAAGCTCCTTGTTAAATCATGATTCATCATCAGTAATGTTGGTTGAAATGTTAATGCAGTTCTCTCTCTGCTGATGACAAGAAAATTTTTTGTATCTGTTTTATTTGTGTTGAATAAGATTTGTTTGTGCCTATGAAACTGGAATACTTTAATGGTATATTCTGTCTTTGGTGCCAAGAAACTTTATCCTTGGCGGTTTAATTCCCACAATGAAGCATATTCTTCATGTGGTTCCCACATTTGATTAAGTGCACAAACACTtgttgcattttttatttaacCTCAAGAATATAAGAATCTATCAGtccactaaattttttttttatcataaatgtACTTAGTActtgaaaattttataaattcaTACGAGTCTAGTATGGTGAAAGTATTTAATGGATTTTAAAGAATTAGGATGTTTAGAGGAATTTAGAATAAATTTAGGGTGAAGTcatgaatataaaatttttttgcatAGAAAATTTTTTATCTGTATGTATGCTAATATACATCAAAAGTTGTATAATTTGGAAGCATTTCCACAAATGCTTGAGGGTTATAATATGCTTGCTGCCTGAGATTTGGAaacaagaatatatatatatatatatatatatatataaggcttcAGAAGCACAAAAGTATACACGACATGAGAATCATTGGTTTATTTCATATGAAAAAAACTATAAAGAAAATGTGAAGACCTATCTTGTATAACTATATACATTCATTAATAAATTCACTGGTATCTCAGGGACTCAGTTATGATCTCCTTCCACTTGTGCAAGTTGAGTGTATGGGGTTCACATCTTAATTCATCATGGCTGCCCACATGAAAAAGCATAATGATCATAATCCTGTTATGAAGGGAATTAATAAGATCAAAATAAgggattatatataaaaaattaagtatatattACAGTTCTTTTCAAGTAAGCCACTGAGTCTATGATTAGAGATAAATGTTGCTATGTAAGAAACATCTTGCAACTTTATTAGAAAATCCAGAATGGTTACAAACATTTTACATATCATTCTTAATGAATGCAGCTAAATAAGTGTATATATACATGAACACAAAATTGTATACTTGGAAAAAAAAGATCAGTTCTATATACTCGTACCGCTTATCCTTGAGTTTTAAGGAACCAAAGACATGGTCGATGAACCACGACCGTGTTATCAGAGTGTGATTAATAGCCCAGATTTCACTCGCTTTCAGTAAAAACTATTACAATTTACTTTAGGGCATTCAATTAATTTGTTTTGATATTTCAGATATATATATTTCACCATTGTAAGCTTTAATTTTAGGTAGAATTTCATAACAGAATTGTTCATACATAAGATTGAAGATTGATCTTCTACTAAAGAACCTAATGTGAATGATAACAAAGCATCAATGGGTCACACTTTGTATTCTGTCACAACAGAACCCTATAATCCATCAACACCATTTTTTGAATTCTTAAATCCTAATCTAACATCGAAGAATAATTTGAACTGATTTGGGTGGGATGAATGTACCAAACTATGCTATAGTGCAAGACAAAGGTGACACATGAGAACTACCACTATGGACTCTCTGGTCTCTCCCTATAAAAATTGATTTAATTCAAATGGACTATTAGCCCATGTATCAGATATTAAACTGATAAGAACAGGAGACAAATAATGATTATGCAGTTCTTATAGGCTGCAACAATGCGGAATTAAGGTTATTAATAATATGATATGAGAAATGACGAGAAAGGTTTAGGACCACCAGTTAAGTTTTCTACACCAATTTTAACTGGTGTACAATCTTTCTCATGCTATTTACCTGATAATGCACCAAAAATACAACATCATTTTATAAAACATTACTATCTCCATCATTTCATTATTGACATATATATTGGGGGATCTTAAATCAATAAATACAATTccagaaagagagagagtaacCGATGAGGTCCACAAGGGAAGCAAAGTTAGTCCTACATCGCTTGTTCTTAGCAAGACACGACCGTTCATATAATCAACGAGTGAAAGAAAGGATACGACCTTACTTGAACAGGATCTGTTCTATAGGCTCGTACAACTGTATCCTTGAGTTCTAAGGAGACAGGAACCGCAGTCTGGTTGATGAATCATGACCGTGTGATCAGAGCGTGATTAATGGTCCAGATCGAGTCCTCCTTGGAGGTTTCCATCTGTGGCAGTGGAGGATCGTTCTTACCGTATCAACTGCGGTGGGGTGGTCACACGGTTGTCTGACAGaccacacaaaatattttttctcattaCAACAAATTTGCAAAATGATTTCTTCACtcgagaatttttttttataatttcgaaaaagaaaaaaaaacaaatagacGTTTATTTTAGAGAAAGAAAAGGGGCTAAATTTTCAGATAAGGGATTGCACATTTTGATTTACCTGGCATcggaaaaatagaaaaccattGGAATGGTGTTGAACTTGCATGGGGTCCACCATGGAAGCTTCGTTGGTGATGAGTCCTCTTGTCGGAACGGTAGTACAAATGAAGCAGATTGCGGTGGCAACTGGCAAGTCGAAACAAAGAAGCAGTTCAAAgtgtttgttttttgttttgcTTTTGATTTTGGACACACAAATGCTTTGGTTTCTCATCAAAAGCATCATAACTCATAAGTCACAACACTGCACTACTCATCGAGGTCAGGGGGACTTGCCACGCTCAATGGGTAAGAATGGAATTTCCATCCTCTTAATGGAATTGCCACTGGATTCGAATTTTTCTCATTTTAAgccttttttaaataaattatttatttatttttaaaaaatacttacattttttattatttatgtcaTTACCATTGCtaataagataaataataaaaaatactatataatcaaattatttttgtaattaagttcATAAATATCAAATCTGTATAACAAGAAATGCTTGTACATTGGACTGTCCTTTTAATATATGACACATTTATCTGTCATCTTATATGAAAATGTGATATTTCTACAActtaatttcttttaaatatGCAACATTgttcaaaattcaattcaaaagaataattgatatatacatacataccaATCAAAATAGACTTAACTTTCATGTTGGATGGACTTCTTTTGCCATCAGATGAACATGCTTCTTTGCATTCTTtagagtaaaaataattaaaaaaataattattttataagtaataagcaatttttatatttagcaaacaattagtttatttttgagaatatatatttaatatttgattatttttgttatttttaaaatattttaaaaaattatttatcattagtatcttttaaaattatttttgttaacaatatAAACTTTCaagtattattttaatagtttactATTTATAAGGCTGGCAATATATGTTTTATCCGCGCGTATCTAACCCAAACTAATCCGTTGGGTAAGGTTGTCTACCTAACCTCGTATCTAACCCAAACTAATCCTTTGGGTATGCTACTGGTAGGGTATGAGttcatataatataaattatgtatGTAGTAAAAAAAGTAAGTTTGAACTCACAATATTCctcttataaaaatttgaaataaccaAAGTAATGTTCCTATTCAATCTTTCtcttatgaaaacttgaaataaccactaaactagttgataatcatattatttgtaattttatgttggatttctttaaaattttattatttttaattttaatttgaacttagttttttttttattttattaatatgtatgaaatttaaaatgattgaattttatatatttttatttttctgcgaATAAAATCAGGTAAGGTAAAGTTTATAACTTTAGAATGCGAGTAAAATTAGAATTGAAAAATTCTCAACCCACGAACAGGTGGatagagttttaaaaaaatttttaacccacaaataaaattaagataaaattcaaaTCATACCCTATCCTACCCATTACCAGCCCTaactattcaaaaaaaattatttctccaTCCAAAAAACCTACTTTTTTTTACTGaggaaaatattttttcataattgaaaaacttttataaaataatcagaaaaacaGGAAATAGTTGCCACAGAAAACAATGCATGTCTTGTATACAACATCACTGTTATCTGCAATCTGCATGTACCATCTTTAGCCTACAGCTTCTAAAGTTTACAGGTTGTTGTAAGATAGAAAACCTGAACATTTGAACAAAATGAAAATTTACAttccaatgtaaaaaaaattgaaaaaaagagaAGTCATTTTGGTATAAATCAAATTCCTCCATTACAAATGACCATTCCCCTCGTGCACAACAGTGGTTCTTTCATAACCAAATGACATCAACAAAAATGGGGGCCTTGCTTGCTTCTCTGCATTCCATGGCATATGTGAAAATATGTGTGTTAGGGTTACTAAGGAAAACATTCAGCTTCACAATAAGTTGCACCATCAAATATCTAGCTGATCAAGATCAATCGTGTTTGCGGAATTTCTTATCAGATCCTTCCGAACATCCACCTATTAAaaagaaaatcaagaaagaaagatTACAATAATAGAAGTTTATTGGTGATTCAACTATGGAAACCGATTCTCTTAAACTTTTACATGACTTTGTTCCTTGTGATCTGTCATCTCTCTACTGATTTAAAAGGTGGAATCCAAACAATACATGAGATATCCATATGAAATAGTAAATAAAATCTAAGAGTAGTCAAGCAAGCAAGTCATTCAAGCAATTTTAAGATTGGAGGTCATGGCAACAGGGGATATTAGTGACATTACCCGAGTACCCATAAGAGATGAAAAAACAATGTTCGCTTCAGCTGCGTCCTCAACCGTTAATCGCTTCAATAGCCTGCGTTCTGGATCCATGGTTGTCTCCCATAATTGCAAAGGCATCATCTCTCCCAGCCCTGGATTTATAAACACGTAAAAGAATGTATATTACCtcaaaaattttcataaaacaATTTATTCCTGCAGAAAGGTTGGAACTTCATTGTTGAAACATCCAAGTCATATCAAGTTCAACAAATAGATTGCATAAGCTTCAAGAAACTGATAGTTTTTTATACCGTGCAATTCTtcaaataatacataataaatttattctcTTAGTTCTTTTCAGTTGCTATACAAGCTTACAAACAGTTGTAATATACAAGAAGCATGAAATCAACATAACATTTCATCGTACCTTTGAACCTTTGAATGGTGTATGATGCATTTGGAGGAAATGTTTTTCGAAGTTTTTTAAGGTCTGCATCATCATAGCAGTAGTTTACTTGTTTTCCCCTTACAACCTGTTTATTTCAGTAGAGAGAGTTGGAAGTTAGCTTGATTGTATCTGATAGAGACAGGGAAGGCATTACATGAAGCAAAATTCTAGGCACACCTTATACAGTGGTGGGACACCAACATATATACACCCTTCATCAAACAAAGCTCTCTGCAATAAAGAAACAAtgaatcaaatttgataagtttatttacttttttgttCTCAAGTGAGATGGGTTTTATTTTTCTGAGGTGAAGTAGATTTCGCAGGCATTCCCTACATATTTACCTGATATCTAAAGAAAAATGTTAGTAGTAGCGTTCGAATGTGAGCACCATCTACATCAGCATCAGTCAATATAATGATCTTATGATATCGCAGTGCTTCCATCTTGAAATCTTCTCCCTGAACCAACAAAAACATAAGTTTAGTTAAATTGATGTATAATGGTTGATGATTCAGGTGCAAATGAACAACCATTTTCATTCTGATTTACTAGTTTTTATTAGCATTTCAATCAATGTGGACtttatttgttttgattaatttacTTTTCCAATTCAGTGTTGAATTCATTAGAGATTTGACTTTCTATCAGATGGTTCGCAATTACTTTTGGTTCCCCTCTTAACTTAGACATTGATATCCAAAGCAGTTGTGGCCTTGCCTAATTCTAATATACCTTTATATCTGTCTTCGATTTCctgtttcaaaaatcttttcacacTTAATATCTATTGTTATTTAGTTTTATAATAGTGGCCTTCCAACTATTTGAAGACTGTCTTCACAATTTATGATTTAAACTTTAAGGTGTTTGCTCAAAATTAATCTTACAAGATTCTAATTACAAATAGCTAGCACTTTCTGGTGTTTTCACTTTTtggataaaagaaacaaaatgtcATAATTGGGGCAGGTTCAAGTTAATTATTGAAGAGCCTCCATGAAACTGAATTTTATACCGCATTTACATGAAATGCAATACGTTCCGGTACGGGAACAGGCAACGTACGCAGTACATGTTACACCttagttaaaatattttatatggaaAATCTACTTATCGCGTTCTGATACACAGATGAATTGTGAATTGGTATGTCACCTAATTAGTGAATTTATGTAACTGTTATACTTGAAAAAGATCTGTTACTTTATTTTTCAGAGCATTTGTTCTTCTCTCCTTTACTCATTTTCTTTAACTCCTTCATTaacaatgaatgaatgaatgaaacagGAAAAGTTTTAACCTTCA contains:
- the LOC112695929 gene encoding uncharacterized protein; the encoded protein is MAILKITKKHKKHFNNPFPSSSASASTTIPYVKGSLFINAKTVPTSDHNLFFPIGNDFKLSCFPNNGVHLSISHLSEPTRPIWSSIPGQAFLSAAMADTEVEESRGSFLVKDRDVHLVCNHQIIDGIKVINDNCQFDHNLEDHEKVSADYSPCDDDAEEKAKKLPILLITGRLFNKTKKTKRFQKHGISASIQFEAKRPSVYARYWILFSQKTNHQVGFQVKIEKPSFISGTKKQVPTTTTTSSRIYRGFKKRMNNRKKRLGWCWYLTKPRGFVLVSSVEEEEMGSFEIPKAEEFNRVWLTYASEENERFYGFGEQFSHMDFKGKKVPILVQEQGIGRGDQPITMAANLVSYRAGGDWSTTYAPSPFYMTSKMRSLYLEGYDYTIFDLTRSDRVQIQIHGNSVEGRILHGNSPCELIEHFTETIGRLPEIPEWIISSAIVGMQGGTEAVRRIWDELRDYDVPVSAFWLQDWVGQRETLIGSQLWWNWEVDAQRYCGWKELIKDLGDQNIKVMTYCNPCLAPVDEKRNKKRNLFEEAKELDILVKDNNGNAYMVPNTAFDVGMLDLTHPKTGTWFKKVLREMVDDGVRGWMADFGEGLPVDAVLYSGEDPISAHNRYPELWAKINKEVVEEQEEQELVFFMRAGFRDSPKWGMLFWEGDQMVSWQTNDGIKSSVVGLLSSGISGYAFNHSDIGGYCTVNLPIVKYRRTQELLLRWMELNSFTTVFRTHEGNKPSCNSQFYSNQHTFSHFARFAKVYAAWKFYRIQLVKEASQKGLPVCRHLFLHYPNDEHVHHLSYQQFLVGSEFLVVPVLDKGKNKVKAYFPLGESTSWLHVWTGKVFSKQGIEEWIDAPIGYPAVFVKVGSIIGETFLSNLKSLGILL